From the genome of Colwellia psychrerythraea 34H, one region includes:
- a CDS encoding S8 family serine peptidase, with the protein MKISKFTTSVLTLAVTAAFSAQAADDRYIIKVDNSKKGVVKALAKKLGADLKVDGNGFIAAAFSGKNLADVKGLLNNPHIQMVEEDQRRMPLSLYSDDVGNAMTEQLTPYAVVQSQADQVAFNASAGMKVCIIDSGLDRSNQDFEWNNITGDNDSGTGNWDENGGPHGTHVAGTIGAADNNVGVVGMAPGVDMHIIKVFNTDGWGYSSDLAYAADKCSAAGANIISMSLGGGGANSTEENAFKAFTAAGGLVVAAAGNDGNDVRSFPAGYSSVMMVGANDNNNNIADFSQYPSCSVTSGKGKRQTTTTDETICVEVTAGGVDTLSTYPAGMATSASMSANGVDFASSSMENPGNAIGNTYYMGTAEATDSGANGNICVIDRGVISFHDKVENCENSGGIGAILINNEAGMLYGTLGDTNATTIPAVGATFEDRADLLAATTAILTIGTSDYGFMSGTSMATPAVSGMAALIWSNHNECTGTEIRDALKATAQDSGAIGHDVNFGSGIVKAKAASDYLTANGCGGGVTPPPAGDITLDTTTGRAKGKNYVDLNWSGASASSVDIYRDGSLRTTTANDGSFRDSFRASGSFTYKVCDQGSDNCSSEVTVNF; encoded by the coding sequence ATGAAAATTTCTAAGTTTACAACCTCAGTTCTTACCTTAGCAGTTACCGCTGCATTCTCAGCTCAAGCAGCTGACGACAGATACATTATTAAAGTAGACAACAGTAAAAAAGGTGTTGTAAAAGCTTTAGCGAAGAAACTAGGTGCTGATCTTAAAGTTGATGGTAATGGTTTTATTGCTGCAGCATTTTCAGGAAAAAATTTAGCTGATGTTAAAGGTTTACTAAATAATCCACATATTCAAATGGTCGAAGAAGATCAACGTCGTATGCCTTTATCACTTTATAGTGACGATGTGGGTAATGCGATGACTGAGCAGCTAACTCCGTATGCTGTAGTGCAATCACAAGCCGATCAAGTAGCCTTTAATGCCAGCGCTGGAATGAAGGTTTGTATCATCGATTCTGGTTTAGATCGCTCTAATCAAGATTTCGAATGGAATAATATCACGGGTGATAATGACTCAGGAACAGGTAACTGGGATGAAAATGGTGGCCCACACGGTACACACGTTGCCGGAACAATTGGTGCTGCTGATAATAACGTAGGTGTTGTTGGTATGGCACCTGGCGTAGATATGCATATTATTAAAGTATTCAATACTGACGGTTGGGGTTACTCTTCAGATTTAGCGTATGCTGCTGATAAGTGTTCAGCAGCTGGCGCTAATATTATCAGTATGAGTCTAGGCGGTGGTGGTGCAAATAGCACTGAAGAAAATGCTTTTAAAGCATTTACTGCTGCGGGAGGTTTAGTGGTTGCTGCTGCAGGTAACGATGGTAATGATGTACGTTCATTCCCAGCTGGTTATTCATCAGTAATGATGGTTGGCGCAAACGATAATAACAATAACATCGCCGATTTTTCACAATACCCTAGTTGCTCTGTAACCAGTGGTAAAGGTAAAAGACAAACAACAACGACTGATGAAACTATTTGTGTAGAAGTAACTGCTGGTGGTGTTGATACTTTATCTACTTACCCTGCGGGTATGGCTACTAGCGCATCAATGTCTGCCAATGGCGTTGATTTTGCCAGCTCTTCTATGGAAAATCCGGGTAATGCTATAGGTAATACTTATTACATGGGTACCGCTGAAGCGACAGATTCTGGCGCTAATGGCAACATCTGTGTAATTGACCGAGGCGTTATTTCGTTCCACGATAAAGTTGAAAATTGTGAAAACTCAGGTGGTATTGGTGCAATTCTTATCAATAATGAAGCCGGCATGCTTTATGGCACATTAGGCGATACTAATGCGACGACTATCCCAGCAGTAGGTGCAACATTTGAAGACAGGGCGGATCTGTTAGCTGCTACAACTGCCATTCTAACTATTGGTACAAGTGATTACGGTTTCATGAGTGGTACTTCTATGGCAACGCCTGCAGTATCAGGAATGGCTGCGCTTATCTGGTCTAACCATAATGAATGTACGGGTACTGAGATCCGTGATGCACTTAAAGCAACAGCGCAAGATAGTGGTGCTATAGGTCATGATGTTAACTTTGGTAGCGGTATCGTTAAAGCTAAAGCAGCGAGTGACTACTTAACGGCTAACGGTTGTGGCGGTGGTGTAACACCTCCTCCAGCGGGTGATATTACTTTGGATACAACGACTGGTCGTGCTAAAGGTAAGAACTACGTGGATCTAAACTGGAGTGGTGCTTCAGCATCAAGTGTTGATATTTATCGTGACGGTTCTTTAAGAACTACAACAGCAAACGATGGCTCTTTTAGAGATAGCTTTAGAGCTTCTGGCTCATTTACGTATAAAGTATGTGACCAAGGTAGTGATAATTGTTCAAGTGAAGTAACGGTAAACTTCTAA
- a CDS encoding efflux RND transporter periplasmic adaptor subunit, producing the protein MRALSFIFIALILVGCNEPAKEITKPIRPIMWTKVKISPFEQIRTLSGIVAPVEATKLSFEVQGKIQTIEVNLGNEVVKGQELARLNQRNFNLGLQSAQAQYQQAKATLIDARNSHRRYEQLLKQGVVSQSGFDNAKATYDASKSAADVAQAQLDIASKNLQDSILLAPYDGIITKRLYEPSQQISAGQSLFEIEGKHGLEVHVMVPETLIRELRQLSILPIHFPVLPELTMQGQITEIGTRAEYANAFPVTAVLEGDNPLLRAGMTAEVDFSFSGTGRTGHTGDVFRIPATALSAGLEQKAYVFVYNPDSQQVIKTQVQTENIFKNEVFISSGLKQGDIIAIAGVAFLRDGQQVSLTDNNVQRFN; encoded by the coding sequence ATGCGCGCGCTCTCATTTATATTTATTGCTCTGATACTCGTTGGATGTAATGAACCAGCTAAAGAAATTACTAAACCAATACGTCCCATCATGTGGACCAAAGTAAAAATATCTCCGTTTGAACAAATCCGTACCTTGTCTGGTATTGTTGCTCCTGTTGAAGCAACTAAATTGAGCTTTGAAGTTCAAGGAAAAATTCAAACCATTGAGGTGAATCTTGGTAATGAAGTTGTTAAAGGTCAAGAGCTAGCGCGCTTAAATCAACGTAACTTTAACTTGGGGCTTCAGTCTGCACAAGCGCAATACCAACAAGCCAAAGCAACATTAATTGATGCCAGAAATAGCCATAGACGATACGAACAATTACTTAAACAAGGCGTAGTGTCACAATCAGGCTTTGATAATGCTAAGGCCACTTATGACGCTAGTAAAAGTGCTGCTGATGTAGCACAAGCACAATTGGATATAGCTAGTAAAAATTTGCAAGACAGTATTTTATTAGCCCCTTATGACGGTATTATCACCAAACGTTTATATGAACCTTCACAGCAAATATCCGCAGGACAATCCCTTTTTGAAATTGAAGGTAAACATGGCCTTGAAGTTCATGTCATGGTACCAGAAACACTCATTCGTGAATTAAGACAGCTTTCTATTCTCCCTATACATTTTCCTGTATTACCTGAATTAACGATGCAAGGTCAAATTACCGAAATTGGTACTCGTGCTGAATATGCGAATGCCTTCCCTGTTACAGCAGTACTCGAGGGTGATAATCCTTTACTCCGTGCAGGTATGACGGCTGAGGTGGACTTTTCTTTTTCTGGAACAGGAAGAACAGGTCATACAGGTGATGTATTTCGTATTCCGGCAACTGCGCTAAGTGCAGGGTTAGAACAAAAGGCTTATGTTTTTGTTTATAACCCTGACAGCCAACAAGTGATTAAAACCCAAGTGCAGACAGAAAACATTTTCAAAAATGAAGTGTTCATTTCATCAGGTTTAAAACAAGGCGATATTATTGCGATAGCGGGTGTTGCCTTTTTGCGCGATGGCCAACAGGTCAGTTTGACTGATAATAACGTTCAGCGTTTTAATTAA
- a CDS encoding peptidylprolyl isomerase: MAATAYALHILVKHKEIAEDIIEQLGKGAKFQTLAKKYSSCPSGKKGGDLGEFKRGQMVPQFDKIAFKGALLESHLVKTKFGWHVIKVLYRT, encoded by the coding sequence ATGGCAGCTACAGCGTACGCACTTCACATATTGGTTAAGCACAAAGAAATTGCAGAAGATATTATTGAGCAGTTAGGTAAAGGGGCCAAGTTTCAAACCTTAGCTAAAAAATATTCGTCATGTCCGTCTGGTAAAAAGGGCGGTGATTTAGGCGAGTTTAAACGAGGTCAAATGGTACCTCAGTTTGATAAAATAGCATTTAAAGGCGCACTATTAGAGTCTCATCTCGTTAAAACTAAATTTGGTTGGCATGTAATTAAAGTGCTTTATAGGACCTAA
- a CDS encoding efflux RND transporter permease subunit produces MNITQVAFTYRKSVFLIIAVLLINGLFAYFTLPAQEDPTITIREAIVSTSFPGMAPDRIEQLITKKLEEEIRKIPQVKEIKSSSATGISIIHVKIYDRYFNLDDIWQNLRNKVTAAHNKMPSGTHTPFVNDEFGDVSVVTLALTADGFDLGEMYDIAQHIRDTLYGVEGTKKIEILGRQEERIFLEASNAKLAQLGISPQSLINELQKQNIVRSGGEVNTGAISFIVEPSGNFNSLVEIGDTYISIPNTEDFIALKDVVTLRRDFIDPPDKTAYLNGQSAIFFAISMLPENNLLEYAPRVLNKINEIESSLPIGYNLEIATYQADQVAKTINGVSVNVLQTLAIVLVVVILFLGLRTGLIVGAIVPFVMLTTLSIMQFSDMKLERMSLATLIISLGLLVDNGIVIAEDFKRRLEDGVDRYNAMLQGSKELAIPLLSSSVTTVLFFLPLMLAEHVAGEYTRSISLVILITLLTSWILALCVTPLLCYFFITLPENKKAKVENNESTREEPGKFYRYYETFLHWLLKHKALFMTAMLALFIGSILSMKYVAKQFFPDSDRTQILVNIDLPNGTSSTETNRQMKDIFTWLEDETRFDFIESYSAYVGFSGPRFVMSLNPEDPAQNKGFMVLNVKDETDISATVLSLDEQIEHDFPNVSARVKKMFLGPSDSSTIKIQVKGPDKEVIYKKAQQIMAVLHDVPNTIDIRTDWENLITKIDVQIDQHRAKRSGLTSEEIAQALDAYFSGSKITEFREGDNIIPVVLRAEQAERQSLDRLRTLNIYSNKTGKTVPLFQVANLAPYNQFSIIHHEDLFRTISIQARNTDVAAEDLKLIIDAKIQALAADLPINHNIEYDGVIKESRAAQKALGASMPIVLGLILILLVAQFNSFRQAAVITLTIPLSFIGAVLGLFLMQAPFGFMVTLGLYSLAGIIINNAIVLIDRIKIETASGKSDYQAVVDACLTRLRPIAMTTITTVMGLLPLIIGKDPLFYGMANVIAFGLGIGTILTLAVVPALYCGFYKITDVQVEPV; encoded by the coding sequence ATGAACATTACCCAAGTAGCTTTTACCTACCGAAAAAGCGTGTTTTTGATTATTGCTGTGTTACTGATTAATGGCCTCTTTGCTTACTTCACTTTGCCCGCGCAAGAAGATCCAACGATTACCATTCGTGAAGCGATTGTTAGTACTTCTTTTCCTGGTATGGCGCCCGATAGAATTGAGCAGTTAATCACTAAAAAATTAGAAGAAGAAATACGAAAAATACCGCAAGTAAAAGAGATAAAATCTAGCTCAGCCACTGGCATATCTATTATTCACGTTAAAATTTACGACCGCTATTTTAATCTTGATGATATTTGGCAGAACCTGCGCAATAAAGTGACTGCAGCACATAATAAAATGCCCTCTGGCACCCATACTCCTTTTGTTAATGATGAGTTTGGTGATGTATCTGTTGTTACCTTAGCACTAACCGCTGATGGGTTTGATCTGGGTGAGATGTATGATATTGCACAACATATTCGCGATACCTTATATGGCGTCGAGGGTACTAAAAAAATTGAAATATTAGGTCGCCAAGAAGAACGTATATTTTTAGAAGCTTCAAATGCCAAACTTGCTCAGTTAGGTATTTCACCGCAATCACTTATCAATGAATTACAAAAGCAAAATATTGTCCGTTCTGGCGGTGAAGTAAACACGGGTGCCATCAGTTTTATTGTTGAGCCGTCAGGTAATTTCAACAGCTTAGTTGAGATTGGTGATACCTATATCAGCATTCCTAATACTGAAGATTTTATCGCATTAAAAGATGTCGTGACTCTACGCCGTGATTTTATCGACCCACCCGATAAAACCGCTTATTTAAATGGTCAATCGGCGATATTTTTTGCAATTTCGATGTTGCCAGAAAATAATCTTTTGGAATATGCCCCGCGTGTATTAAACAAAATCAATGAAATCGAATCAAGTTTACCTATTGGTTATAATCTTGAAATTGCCACTTATCAGGCCGACCAAGTGGCAAAAACCATTAATGGTGTCTCTGTTAATGTACTGCAAACCTTGGCTATTGTATTAGTGGTTGTGATTCTATTTTTAGGTTTACGTACTGGCTTGATTGTTGGCGCTATTGTGCCTTTTGTTATGCTAACCACATTAAGCATAATGCAATTTAGTGATATGAAACTCGAACGAATGAGCTTAGCTACTCTTATTATCTCGCTCGGTTTATTAGTCGATAATGGCATTGTTATCGCTGAAGATTTCAAGCGTCGCTTAGAAGATGGCGTAGATCGATATAACGCCATGTTGCAAGGTAGCAAAGAGTTAGCGATTCCCTTACTGAGCTCATCAGTGACAACGGTTTTATTTTTCTTACCACTTATGTTGGCTGAACATGTTGCAGGAGAGTATACCCGCTCTATCTCACTGGTTATTTTAATTACCTTACTTACCAGTTGGATATTGGCTTTATGTGTTACCCCTCTACTGTGTTATTTCTTTATTACCCTACCGGAAAATAAAAAAGCTAAAGTTGAAAATAACGAGTCTACCCGTGAAGAGCCAGGTAAGTTTTACCGATACTATGAAACATTCTTGCATTGGTTACTTAAACATAAAGCCTTATTTATGACCGCAATGTTAGCGCTGTTCATTGGATCAATACTTTCAATGAAATATGTCGCCAAACAATTTTTTCCTGATTCAGATCGTACTCAAATACTAGTAAATATTGATTTACCTAATGGCACTTCATCCACAGAAACCAACCGTCAGATGAAAGATATTTTCACTTGGTTGGAAGATGAAACACGTTTTGATTTTATCGAGAGTTACTCTGCTTATGTCGGCTTTAGTGGCCCAAGATTTGTGATGTCACTTAACCCTGAAGACCCAGCTCAAAACAAGGGTTTCATGGTATTAAACGTTAAAGATGAGACGGATATTAGTGCAACGGTGTTATCACTTGATGAGCAAATAGAACATGATTTTCCTAACGTGTCAGCTCGCGTTAAAAAAATGTTTTTAGGGCCTTCCGATTCAAGTACCATTAAAATTCAAGTAAAAGGACCAGATAAAGAAGTTATCTATAAAAAAGCACAACAGATAATGGCTGTTTTACACGATGTTCCCAATACTATTGATATACGTACCGATTGGGAAAACCTGATCACTAAAATTGACGTGCAGATAGACCAGCATAGAGCCAAACGTTCAGGCCTTACTTCTGAAGAAATAGCTCAGGCACTCGATGCCTATTTCTCCGGTTCGAAAATTACTGAGTTTCGAGAAGGTGATAACATTATCCCTGTTGTGCTGCGTGCAGAGCAAGCAGAACGACAAAGTTTAGATAGACTTAGAACGCTAAATATTTATTCCAATAAAACAGGGAAAACGGTGCCCTTGTTCCAAGTAGCGAACTTAGCACCCTATAATCAATTTTCTATTATTCACCATGAGGATCTTTTTCGTACCATCAGCATTCAAGCGAGAAACACCGATGTTGCCGCAGAAGATCTTAAGTTAATTATTGATGCAAAGATTCAAGCTTTAGCGGCTGATTTACCGATAAACCATAACATTGAATATGATGGTGTGATTAAAGAGTCTCGTGCCGCTCAAAAAGCGCTAGGTGCAAGTATGCCAATAGTATTAGGGTTAATATTAATATTATTAGTGGCGCAGTTTAATTCTTTTAGACAAGCAGCGGTGATCACCTTAACTATCCCTCTGTCATTTATAGGTGCTGTATTAGGCCTATTTTTGATGCAAGCTCCTTTTGGCTTTATGGTTACCTTAGGACTATATAGTCTAGCGGGTATTATCATTAATAATGCGATTGTACTGATTGACCGGATTAAAATTGAAACTGCATCAGGAAAGTCTGACTATCAAGCCGTGGTAGATGCCTGTTTAACGCGGTTACGTCCAATAGCTATGACCACTATTACTACCGTGATGGGATTATTACCCTTAATTATTGGTAAAGATCCGTTGTTTTACGGTATGGCAAACGTGATAGCTTTTGGTCTCGGTATTGGTACCATATTAACCTTAGCGGTAGTGCCTGCATTGTATTGTGGTTTTTATAAAATCACTGATGTTCAAGTAGAACCTGTATAA
- a CDS encoding S8 family serine peptidase — protein MKNNRKLVLSTIALSVLAVTSAASNATPQAQLNKAEKMTTAQSSTLSFAQWRAQQKLERTDYTDRLIITFKDKKQGKSVPPGLAKKIGLNLKHVKILKNNSHVIALDEMHAVKDVEKFIEKLRKHPSVVSIEPDYQRFLMAQNQPWGISKTQSDQLTDNDAANMTVCIIDSGYQRNNPDLNANNAAGTNNSGTGNWYENGGSHGTHVAGTIAGVNNSEGVVGILPSTNVNLHIVKVFNEAGWGYSGDLSDAVDTCVNNGAKVINMSLGGSGSSNTEKNALQAAADTGVLLIAASGNDGNATLSYPASYDAVMAVGALDSNNQHAEFSQYTSQVEVSAPGEAILSTVAGDGRLGFITVGSTTYGNDSVVPQTHYIQSAGNFVVSNVDGAANGVLSSCTISGSSYSCSNVNGNICLAERNDNQKGSNYPEINPAKACADAGASAVIVYSDSTRPGLQNPFLVDANTDVTVPTVSVSRALGQQLMTQLGSNASLTVNSSQDYAYYNGTSMATPHVTGVAALVWSNNPNCTADDVRSALKNTAVDLDAAGRDDKTGFGLVQAKAASDALAASCGGGTTPPPPTGNTLTNGVAKTNLGSSTELSFTMEVPAGATELNFAMAGGTGDADLYVKFGSAPTTSSYDCRPYKGGNTESCPIASVQAGTYHVKMIAYSAFTGVSLTGSFTEPTTGGGATGGSASVTDISVARQAWTYYTIDVPAGMATLDFAMSGGTGDADMYIRRGSQPTSSTYDCRPYKSGNTEACAFTNPAADTWHIGVYGYSAASGVSLDVTYNP, from the coding sequence ATGAAAAATAATAGAAAGCTCGTATTAAGTACCATAGCCTTATCCGTTTTAGCCGTGACTAGTGCCGCGAGTAATGCAACACCTCAAGCGCAACTTAATAAAGCAGAAAAAATGACTACGGCGCAGTCTTCAACACTTAGTTTTGCGCAGTGGCGTGCTCAACAAAAACTTGAACGCACTGATTACACTGACCGTTTAATTATTACCTTTAAAGATAAGAAGCAAGGTAAGAGTGTTCCTCCTGGTCTAGCTAAAAAAATCGGTTTAAATTTAAAACACGTTAAAATATTAAAAAATAATAGCCATGTAATTGCTCTTGATGAAATGCATGCGGTAAAAGATGTTGAGAAATTCATTGAAAAACTACGCAAGCACCCTTCTGTTGTATCGATAGAACCAGATTATCAACGTTTTTTAATGGCGCAAAACCAACCTTGGGGAATATCAAAAACCCAGTCTGATCAATTAACTGATAATGACGCCGCTAACATGACGGTATGTATTATCGATTCAGGTTATCAACGTAACAATCCAGATTTAAATGCAAACAATGCTGCAGGTACCAATAACTCGGGTACAGGTAACTGGTATGAAAATGGTGGTTCTCACGGAACACACGTAGCAGGTACTATTGCTGGGGTAAATAACAGCGAAGGTGTTGTTGGTATTTTGCCAAGCACTAACGTTAATCTACATATTGTAAAAGTATTTAACGAAGCAGGTTGGGGCTACTCTGGCGACTTATCTGACGCAGTTGATACTTGTGTAAATAACGGCGCTAAAGTTATCAATATGAGCTTGGGTGGTTCTGGTTCAAGTAACACTGAAAAAAATGCCTTACAAGCTGCTGCTGATACTGGTGTATTGCTTATTGCTGCTTCAGGTAACGATGGTAACGCTACTCTGTCATATCCAGCTTCTTACGATGCAGTTATGGCTGTTGGCGCATTAGACAGCAATAACCAACATGCTGAGTTCTCTCAATATACTAGCCAAGTTGAAGTATCTGCACCTGGCGAAGCTATTTTATCTACTGTGGCTGGTGATGGTCGTTTAGGTTTTATTACTGTCGGTTCAACAACCTATGGTAATGACAGTGTTGTTCCTCAAACTCATTACATTCAAAGTGCTGGTAACTTCGTTGTTAGCAATGTTGATGGTGCTGCCAATGGCGTATTATCAAGCTGTACTATTTCAGGTAGCAGCTACAGCTGTTCAAACGTAAATGGCAATATTTGTTTAGCTGAGCGTAATGATAACCAAAAAGGGAGTAATTACCCTGAGATCAACCCAGCTAAAGCTTGTGCTGATGCTGGCGCATCTGCTGTTATCGTTTATAGTGACAGTACTCGTCCTGGCTTACAAAATCCTTTCCTAGTTGATGCAAATACTGACGTAACTGTACCAACCGTTTCTGTTAGCCGTGCATTAGGTCAACAACTGATGACCCAATTAGGGTCTAACGCTAGCTTAACCGTTAATAGCTCACAAGATTATGCCTATTATAATGGTACTTCTATGGCAACACCTCATGTCACAGGTGTTGCAGCATTAGTATGGAGCAATAACCCAAACTGTACTGCCGACGATGTACGTAGTGCATTGAAAAATACTGCGGTTGATTTAGATGCAGCAGGTCGTGATGACAAAACAGGATTTGGCTTAGTACAAGCAAAAGCAGCGTCTGATGCTTTAGCAGCTAGTTGTGGCGGCGGTACAACACCTCCACCACCAACAGGTAATACGCTTACTAATGGTGTAGCTAAAACCAACCTTGGCTCAAGCACAGAACTTAGCTTTACTATGGAAGTTCCTGCTGGTGCCACTGAGTTAAACTTTGCTATGGCTGGTGGTACTGGTGATGCAGATCTTTATGTTAAATTTGGTTCAGCACCAACAACTAGCAGCTATGATTGTCGTCCATATAAAGGCGGTAACACTGAAAGCTGTCCAATAGCGAGCGTTCAAGCAGGTACTTACCACGTTAAAATGATTGCTTATTCAGCATTTACGGGAGTTAGTTTAACAGGCAGTTTCACCGAACCTACCACAGGTGGCGGCGCTACTGGCGGCAGTGCTTCAGTAACAGATATTAGTGTTGCTCGACAAGCTTGGACATACTACACCATTGACGTTCCTGCTGGCATGGCGACATTAGATTTTGCTATGAGCGGTGGTACAGGTGATGCGGATATGTATATTAGACGTGGTTCTCAACCGACCTCTTCAACGTATGATTGTCGTCCATACAAAAGTGGTAACACTGAAGCTTGTGCATTTACCAACCCAGCAGCTGATACTTGGCATATAGGTGTTTACGGTTACTCTGCAGCAAGCGGTGTTAGCTTAGACGTAACTTATAACCCATAA
- a CDS encoding antibiotic biosynthesis monooxygenase family protein, which produces MIKVIIERVLAEDMETTYDNEIRKTLAAIMAAKGYISGASYTNVDNPNIRTIITDWDNVGCWNRWYKSQTRQEVNKTIHLMLKQDEKIKVLMSQSLS; this is translated from the coding sequence ATGATAAAAGTAATTATTGAGCGTGTGCTCGCAGAAGATATGGAAACAACCTACGATAATGAAATTCGCAAAACCTTAGCAGCAATAATGGCAGCAAAAGGTTATATTTCTGGTGCGTCATACACCAATGTTGATAACCCTAATATCAGAACGATTATCACCGACTGGGATAATGTTGGTTGCTGGAATCGTTGGTATAAATCACAAACCCGTCAAGAAGTTAATAAGACAATTCATTTAATGCTCAAGCAAGATGAAAAAATTAAAGTATTAATGTCCCAATCGCTCTCATAG
- a CDS encoding TetR/AcrR family transcriptional regulator, translated as MVKDSTVDIKKLSPRGLLILDAAQNLFYNLGFDETSLAMIIKDAGGSRRSIYNEFGNKHGLLMAVIQRQVKTQSEILTSINRDLEAKEALNQVCFKFVVGMLSPELMSLFRLVVQQVVKFPELGEMIYKNGPMTGILPLVDYLTWLTEQKILKIDNCHFSAQMLMEMAKGPLHTRSLLLPDKQVSDEEITYQVTKAVDLFLHAHKM; from the coding sequence ATGGTTAAAGACAGCACTGTAGACATAAAAAAACTCAGCCCAAGGGGTCTATTGATTTTAGATGCAGCACAAAACCTTTTTTATAATCTAGGTTTTGATGAAACGTCTTTAGCAATGATTATTAAGGACGCTGGCGGTTCAAGACGTTCTATCTACAATGAATTTGGAAATAAGCACGGCTTGTTGATGGCCGTTATTCAACGGCAAGTAAAAACACAATCTGAAATTTTAACGTCGATAAATCGTGACCTCGAAGCAAAGGAAGCGCTCAATCAAGTATGTTTCAAGTTTGTAGTAGGCATGTTGTCACCAGAATTAATGTCACTATTTCGTTTAGTCGTTCAGCAAGTAGTGAAGTTTCCTGAGCTGGGTGAAATGATATATAAAAATGGTCCAATGACCGGCATATTGCCTTTAGTTGATTATTTAACCTGGTTGACTGAGCAAAAAATATTGAAAATTGACAACTGCCATTTTAGTGCGCAAATGTTAATGGAAATGGCTAAAGGGCCGCTCCATACCCGCAGTTTACTATTGCCCGATAAACAAGTGAGTGATGAAGAAATCACTTATCAAGTGACTAAGGCGGTTGATCTCTTTTTACATGCCCACAAAATGTAA